One Salvia splendens isolate huo1 chromosome 1, SspV2, whole genome shotgun sequence genomic window, tttttcatgcttgaaaCACACTAAGTCATGCTTAAAAGTTTctcataaacatgtttgcacatagaCTCACAccattcaccaaatattccaatccaacttcacatgaattcaatcaaaaacacataactatcaaagttctatGAAATTACACTTTCCCACCGttaaattttgcgatctatcaatcctacacccactacatgcatgtaggactcaagaacatggttcaaacgaaaaggatgagggaaagtgaagcaattataccttctttgacaaaaacgGATCGGTAGGGACAAGAgacgatgcgattcgtcggagactcttggaAAATAGgcttcaacggatgcaagaacaagaattTGACGGGGGATCTTTGGAGAGATTGTAGAGAGGGAGGGGAGAGGTGTGTGAGAGTGAGGGGGAGAGATGGAGGAACGATTTTTGTGAgggagaaatgggggctagggtttgtttaggtGGTATTTGAAGTCTAGGGTtatgtttaatatttaattaattaagtaattgtggggaaaatacaattaaataaatcccacaattaaaagaataaaataggcttgtGGGGAGGGAGgaaatttcaaaaattccatgtagcacacaacaaggaatttatttggtatttacttggagaatatattcataacttaggaaataaaaataatgaatacaaggaaacaaataaattaaatctccaagtaagAAAATAAGGTGGGGCCGAAAATAACTAGAGGaaagcacaaggaaattatttaaatcctcaattaaatagaataggatttgaatttggtaatttctttatgggaaaagactcccatataATAGGTAACAatcaaataaatttccacaaggaaaaataggagcatggggcgtgtgatatgggtaagaattaaaaggaaaaattcACATCCCCatttaattagacataggaaattagtatgatatttaattgaataaaaagggattccaaaaaataggaaacaaataaattctcCCATACAAAATCATGAGGGGGGCAGAAAATTTGgcttaattaaatcaaagaaattaattcatcctcctattttaaataggggattttcgaaactcccaagatgaataggctagagttcgaatttcatgtgaTACAATTCAGGGATcaattggtttggatttaactTGGATAAGAAaaatcccaaaacaatttattaaatccaagaaatgaaatactatctcAATAATTTGgcagggccgaaaatttcaatgaattgactcgaaaaagaataaatgcatgatcctattaatttattttttctcctcaatggaaaaaaatataaaaactcaagctcatcattccacatcaaccacgacaatttatttcacgtaaaacacttaatcacatagaacaAAAGTCTCATattcgaaaatttcaaaaacataaataaaagagtcacaaatgtttgggatgttacatccttcccctctaaacacaaatttcgtcccgaaatttgatcgtctcacataaacaactcgggaaacttttctttcattttatcttctaactcccacgtagcttcctcgggaccatggtgcttccacaacaccttcacggacgctatcgacttgtttcgtaactcttgtaccttccgatctaagattgcttcgggcctttcctcgtagctcatgtcggggattaggatcacttcctcctgatgaatcacatgcttggggtcgaacacgtacttgcgcaactgcgacacatggaatatgttgtgcacgttcccaaagctgggaggtaaagccaatcgatacgctacaggacctacttcatcgataatctcgtacggtcctacaaaacgcggtttcagttTGCCTTTCACACCAAACCTCAccactcctctcgtcggggatacctTCAAGAACACCTTGTCACCAATATCGAATTTGATTTctgttcgacgcacgtcagcatacgacttctgcctatcttgagcttccttgatccttgcgtggatttgatgcacaatttcggtcatcttctttatagcgtcggggcctagcatcttcctctcaccgacttcatcccaataaagtggggattgacacttcctgccatacaaggcttcatacggggccatatcgatcgtcgcttggtagctgttgttgtaggcgaattcaaccaatggtagaacagtttcccaactttcccctcgatctaagacaatggctcgcagcatatcctcaagcgtttgaatcgtcctctctgactgcccatccgattgcaGATGATAAGCAGTGCTAAAGTTAAGTTGcgtgcccaattctcgttgcaaactcatccaaaattttgatgtgaacttcgtatcgcggtcggacacaatggtctttggcaccccatgcaaacgcacaatctcattcacgtagagttTTGCTaatttgtccgcgccataagtaattcgaattggtaaaaagtgtgTGCTTTTCgtcagtcgatcgatgatcacccaaattgcagtgttgcccttctgtgacttcggcaaacccttcacgaaatccatagctagatgctcccacttccattcgggaatttcaagtggttgcaatttcccatatggtcgttggtgtaaggcgttcacttgttggcatgctagacatcgctctACATACGACGccacgtctcctttcattccattccaccaaaagcgttgcttcaaatctcaatacatcttcgtgcttccggggtgagcagtgtaaggtgtgtcgtgcgcttcactcaaaatctcatcttttagcgtctcatcgctcggcacacataatcgtccatcgtacgtcaaagcattatccgcctcctcacggtaatgatcaagcttctcggctctcaccttcacacgtaactcttccaacttctcatcacgtcgctgggcttctatgagcctggttctcaaatctggctcaatcactagtgtcgTCAATCTTGCTTCTattgtctcgggcgctttcactatctccaaccccatcttgtcgaactcgtgaatcaacgcttcctcttgcgttaggaagtaagccaattgcggttggttcttcctactcaaagcttCGGCTACCACGTTTGCCTTGCCCGGGTGGTAGTTAATGCCACAGTCGTAAtccttcacgatctctaaccagCGTCGTTGTCggatgtttagctccttctgttcgaataaatacttgagactcttgtgatccgtatagatttcgcatctcactccatagagatggtgtctccaaattttcaatgcatgcaccactgctgctaactccaaatcatgagtcggaaaattcaattcattcggtctcaactgtcgggaagcatatgctattaccttcccatcttgcattaacacgcatCCCAGTCCCACTTTTGACGCGTctgtatagacggcgaagtccttatcgggttctggtaccgctaggactggtgctgtagtcaatttctctttcaatagttggaaactcgcctcgcactctggcgtccaaaccaccttgattcctttctttagtagttgcgtcattggtctcgcgatcttagagaatccctcaatgaatcgtcgataaaatcccgccaatcccaagaaactgtgGATTTCACTTGGtattttcggcgatttccaattctgcacggcctcgacctttgctgggtctacttgaattccatttgccgtcacaacatgaccaagaaagttcactcgagtcaaccagaactcacacttactgaacttggcataaagcttctcctttcgcaacgtttccaacactgtgtGTAGATGCCATCTATGTtcttcctcgttcttcgagtataccaacacgtcatcgatgaagattaacacaaacttgtcaagatactcgtggaaaactcggttcattaagtccatgaaaaaggctggggcgttggtcagcccaaatggaatcacgacgaattcatagtggccataacgagtgcgaaaagcagtcttgggcacatcctctcgtcggacctttagttgatgataccctgatctcaaatccattttcgagaatacgcccgctcctcgaagttggtcagacaaatcatcaatcctcggcagtgggtacttattcttcaaggtcatcttatTTAGTTCACGataatcgatacacatcctcattgttccatccttcttcttaacgaacaaaactggcgctccccacggtgacataCTGGGTCGAATAAatcccaagtctaacagttcttgcaactgtaccttcaactcggccaactccttaggggccatttgatatggcgcctttgatactggcgctgaccctggttccaagtcaatggtgaactccacttgtctgtcgggcggcggtcctggcaaagcttcgggaaacacgtcgggaaaatctcgcaccactgccacgtcttccactttcaactccttcttttcctctccatttaagtacacaagatacgccagacgcccttttcttatcatcgtagttgcttgcaaagcGGAGATGATGGAGGTTCGTCGATTCATGGAGATCCCGTTCAAGATAGTCGGCTTTTCGCCcagggcttgaaaagaaatctgtctctctttacagaGAATTGTTGCGTGGTTCTTGCTatgccaatccattcccaagattatgtctacattctccaaaggcataacgtgcaagagttgggccactactcctaattctcctaacacaaactctaggTTCGAGCAAGTTCTCTCACTATCAAtcaatcctccaaccggtgaagacACATTCAATTTCGGTTCAAGCTTAGCAGTAAcgagttctaaggcattcacacatgacattgaaataaaagaatgcgaagcacccgtatcaaacagcacGATAATAGGaagttgttggagctttcccatacctgccaaattctccTTGCCCTTGATGGCTTGGGGTTCCTGCCCTTGATTTCCCCTTAGCGCATATGCCCTCGCTtgctgtggggccacttgtcggattgGTTGTGGCTGTTGGGGTGGCCTCTGTCCTTGCCCATTCTTCGCTCCACCCTTGTTGTTATttgggcactctcgagacatgtgcccATTTCCACCGCAGGCATAGCACCGAATGCCTCCAATTCTGCATTCCCCAACATGATACTTGGAACACCGATTACAGTAGGGTGTTCTCTGCGGGTTTCCCCTCTGATGTGGCACAACTTGGCGCCCATGGTTCTGCGGTTGCCGAAAAGTGGAAAAACGCCGCTTGTTGtcaaaaggagctcggtttccatcccacttcctcttgtctctaAAGTTCGATAGGGGTGCGGACGGTGTAGGATTTGTTGTCCTCTCATTCTTGGGTAGCGCTTCTTCCACGTCGTGAGCGCAGCCCAACACCTCAGAATAAGGAATTCCCCTGCGACTGGCCACAGCTACCCTTATCTTGGGTCTAAGGCCGGAACGAAACTTCGTagccatcttctcgtctgtgTCTATCAATTCTGGCGCATAACGAGTCATCTCACATAGGGCGCGGTCATACTCCGTGACCGTCATGTTTCCTTGTTTTAAGGTGTGGAACTCCACTACTTTCGATCGCCGATAACTCATGGGAACATATTTGTTGTACACTTCTTCCTTAAATTCTTCCCAAGTAAGCGCCTCACGACGAGCGGGGTCCATGGTTCTCTTCTTGGTTTCCCACAAAAAATCAGCGGGTCCTGTCAGTTGATAAGTCATGCAGGCCAGGCGTTCCCTATCCGTGCATCCCATAAAGTCAAATATACGCTCAAGGTCGCGTACCCATGCCTCCGCCTTCGGGGGTTCTCCCAATCCATCAAATTTGGGTGGGTTCTCTTTCCGAAAGGCCTTGATGTATTCCCTTTCATTTGGTTGGGGTaggggtggtggtggaggcgggggtaGATTCCCGACACTTCCCTCTGCCTGTTCCCCCACATTGTTCTCCACTCTTggaccacgtctacgtcttGGTGGCATGGTGATCTAAAACACAGGTTAGCACCGTTGTGAATATTCATTGTTATTAAAACACCACTGCTTTCATGCACACGTACGATACGATAAAACACAAGCACGTAAAGTTATGCGAAAAGTAGAACTTCCATAGATAACGTGGAAAGGAAAAACATAGTACTCGTTTGGAAACAAAAAGGTACTACTGCCATCGTCATAACAACTTAAGAAAACAAAACGGCATCTAACTATCCATCGTTATactcttcctcttccgggtcttctCCTTCCTCTGGGTCCTCTTCTACGTGATACTCGTCAACCATGCGGAGGGCTTCTTCGATATCCATGCTATCATCCACATAATCATCCTCAAAACCCGGAACCATTCCTTCTTGTGGTACTACTTCTCTTTCTGCCGTGGGTTTAACCCCGATCACGTCTTTGTCTTCCCATACTGTTTCATCTTTCCCTTCTTCTGTCGACGGTGGTCGCTCGGAATgtgagtcaatcaaagcacACGTTAGGGCCTTCAGGAAACCTTTCATGTCGCCGGCCATCATCTGGTTTCTTGGTTCGTACCATGTGAATCGACTGGCTGTTGCTTCCATCCAAGATTCCCAATTTTCGGGCATCAACTCGATTAGTCTTCTTATGCCACCATAGGCCGATACATGGTACCCGCAGACATCTCGCCATAGGGTTTCAAAACGGGCGACAACCTCTCTCAAGGCTTTTCCTTCTCTCTCAAAGTGATCGTAATCGTATATTGATTGTCGCATTCTAGCACTATATTGACTGCTCTTAAGCGCGGTTCGTTTAGTTCGTGCCATCTACGCGAAAACGAATGTTTCTTTTTCAAACGCATTTTATAACATTGTTTGTTTACAATAGTCCCTATGTTTTGTCACGTAGTTTGatgtttaatattattttacggCTTCATATCTTTTCATGCTAACGTCGTGGTATTCTCGCACATGATACACATCCAAAAACATTACTAGTTCATGCTCATCCAAAATCATACCATATCAATATCACTTTCGTATATACAACACATGTCTTTAATTATCATGCCAGTCATTCCTGTATTCCACGAAAtcatgctattacaacatcatatttacGAACTTAATATATGCTTAAGCTATCATAGCAAACATGCCCACATAGTCATCccattacaactcatcctcaTACATATCGTTCATTCACATGTATAAACTTGTCAAtcgtcatatcatatcatcatccatttcatgcatctatcTCACATGccttcaacaaataaaacatacctcactttcattggttgagcgtgatgttgtggatgttgagccttcatgacacttctagtcaataaggattCACTAATATAGACTTAAgacaaaagaagactctcggaccagagcgaacactaagctctgataccactctgtcacgaccgcccatactagggttatcacaaacgcggcgatcgtgaccaacatgcatggacaacgtctttaaaaagaaacttaattaacttaaaggcagaaaaaaaaacatttttgttttttaaaaaaaagtttaaggttaaaattgtactattaattagaaatgactcatgataaaaacttttaaaagaagcagcggagaaaaataAACTTTAAGAAACCCAAATAACttctaaagtaaaacatttaatttaattcacggaaaacaccattttcaaagacagcgtaattacttggttaaaacctaacacagCCATACATGTTCAAAACACAATACGTAAATGAtttaagtcttgagacatagttaacaatatagcagcggaaaaagaTTTAAAGAGAGAGTCagggatcacgcctatgtatgaagacgcaacgcatcctaaggctagctcaacatcctccgcaacatcctgctcaacctgcacataagaaaaataatatgcatggctgagtacttgttgtactcaatgggctcatgccgaaaacatttttaatataattatgtcatccataccagtgatctcgagttttagatagcaagaaaatatcacgagaacacaaaacatttcaagtctggccagacaatttatctccccacttttcacatcaatccattaatcacaatcatcatatcgcagtgcgacgaaagtgtggccacactattcgcccacgagaccggccgactagcaaggacggctcacgatcccaccagtgtacacagcctggtagggtttgcggccctactcagacctgaattcgtttcacaacacagccctatagcctaacggagcaagctcagacgaactacgCATCAGGCAAccatctcacaaacaaaaacatggcatgacataataattaaaccacccttataacgccacataatattttcggaaaataaagaggtttgaaaagaaagtccacctcgttcgcttaacaattcacaacccaacttatggaAACTCTCGTTCcccgagttcacgaatacacaatcacccttgtaaatgacaacacaagtcagccttccaccaaaaacacattactatgcatgtcctatcgtttctctctcatcgtttttctcaattacccaaccccaacatacgtcacaaagataGAAAgacacaccgtaatatatttcaacttatctcacgtgatcacatcattaaacacgttccttggacatacatgcatcatataatacttttaaacttgaaaataagagttattttaacaaggcagaaaactggcagaactgtgcgaccgttttgtaaaaatcactataaattcacccgacctcatatgaagctaaattttggtcacaatacagaagacacattcaagttcatccatacaaattttcacactgaaatcacgtcatttagtcagccATATCAAATACTAAAATATgtgtcggaacataaaatttctgacagccatgcgcagctcatttgaaaaattcaccataaatttatccaatgcccaaaaaggctgaaaattttaaatatctcagaagacacttcaaattttcatatagtttaagaatcacatcaTTCAGAGgtcatttggttggtcaaacagaaaatgaaacattcttgacgagaacacaagtttctggcagatttgcgcagtccacttcaaaaatttattataaattcatttttcgacaaaaagggctgaaattcacacgagacacagaaaacaccttggaGTTTACtaagtaaaaatttcatatcaaaattcgatcgtttgattggtcaaTTACAGATCAGAAGCAACTGGTCGTACGccacagatttcaggttcatagtttcgaaaatagggttttcctCTTCCATCGAACAAacaccaatttttcatgcttgaaaCACACAAAGTCATGCTTTAAAGTTTCTCattaacatgtttgcacatagaCTCACAccattcaccaaatattccaatccaacttcacatgaattcaatcaaaaacacataactatcaaagttcttatgAAATTACACTTTCCCACCGttaaattttgcgatctatcaatcctacacccactacatgcatgtaggactcaagaacatggttcaaacgaaaaggatgagggaaagtgaagcaattataccttctttgacaaaaacgAATCGGTAGGGACAAGAgacgatgcgattcgtcggagactcttggaAAATAGgcttcaacggatgcaagaacaagaattTGACGGGGGATCTTTGGAGAGATTGTAGAGAGGGAGGGGAGAGGCGtgtgagagtgagggagagagTGGGAGGAACGATTTTTGTGAgggagaaatgggggctagggtttgtttaggtGGTATTTGAAGTCTAGGGTtatgtttaatatttaattaattatgtaattgtggggaaaatacaattaaataaatcccacaattaaaagaataaaataggcttgtGGGGAGGGAGgaaatttcaaaaattccatgtagcacacaacaaggaatttatttggtatttacttggagaatatattcataacttaggaaataaatataatgaatacaaggaaacaaataaattaaatctccaagtaagAAAATAAGGTGGGGCCGAAAATAACTAGAGGaaagcacaaggaaattatttaaatcctcaattaaatagaataggatttgaatttggtaatttctttatgggaaaagactcccatataataggtaacaattaaataaatttccacaaggaaaaataggagcatggggcgtgtgatatgggtaagaattaaaaggaaaaattcACATCCCCatttaattagacataggaaattagtatggtatttaattgaataaaaagggattccacaaaataggaaacaaataaattctcccctacaaaatcatgagggggggggggggggggggggcgaaAATTTGGCTTAAAAGGCCAAGGAATTGTTTCAACTCTTTATTTAAGTTGggagagaaataaaatatgacatgatttaattggattcaattcaaaggaagggagtcaacaaagcacctaattaaatcaaagaaattaatttatCCTCCcattttaaataggggattttcgaaactcccaagatgaataggctagagttcgaatttcatgtgaTACAATTTAGGGATcaattggtttggatttaatttggataagaaaaatcccaaaacaatttattaaatccaagaaatgaaatactatctcaataattaggaagggcaatttcaatgaattgactcgaaaaagaataaatgcatgatcctattaatttttttttctcctcaatggaaaaaaatataaaaactcaagctcatcattctacatcaaccacgacaatttatttcacgtaaaacacttaatcacatagaacaAAAGTCTCATattcgaaaatttcaaaaacataaataaaagagtcacaaaagtttgggatgttacaattgtggatactttgatgattttttacGGTTTAATTTATGTGTGATTCTTGTTCATGAATGGTTTAATTATTCTACTAATATTGAGACGTTTAGATAGGTAGAACTTTGTAGCCTTTATTCTATTGCCTCTTTAGCATAGATTTTGGCCGTTACTCATGTGCAAGGAACTCGAGATTTGATACTTGTTCAGAGAGATAGTCTCGAGTGGATCGATAGTTTAATCAGTGAATTTGGTTTGATGTCTGCTGCGCTTCCGCGTGGGCATTAAGTTAATATGATCTAATTATCGTGTTTGACAATTGTAGAAGCTAATCTAAAGCTTGCTGCGCGACCTAGCAGGGGCGATAGGTTAGTGAGTAAAACCTTGGAGACGTGTTCAGCTTATCCTAGGTATACAATTCCCTTGAAGTGTTCAGCGGATAGGGAGCgtaaaacaaacttaatcctCTTAAGCATAGTCTTGATCGTAGTAATCCATCGAAGTATCCCAATTCGTATGCCCGAGGCATATAGGAGCATTGCTTTCTTCTTATCCgattttctaaattttgttttttgcttatcgttttgtgtttttttcatctttttattGAATTCTATCTTATCAATCTCAAATTAAATAGcatacgcctccctgtggatcgacactcgaagtactacaatcggctctgtattcttgcagattcgttgtaatattagagtcaATTTTTTAAACTTGTGTGAAATTTACCATTAATATTtgaactcgaaaattacacatcaagttttggcgccgttgccggggaggcaactggttatttaatttaggattcttttgtttttatttttgtatagttttctaactttttattttcttgtttcagagttgtagctagaaggctaagtcgagccaacgactttaaacaaaggcgctagttgggaggcaacccaatgagtttttagtttattttatttttttttcttttaataaatcgagggttttgtttgctgaattctttccttcgatgtattttttatgaattgagtttttatttttttgttgttttaatttttgtttcgTGTAGGAGCAACATGGAGATAGGACTCGTACtggagcttaggaggaagcACACCTGCAAAAGAATAtacacccaccctcccacccTAATGCACTATGGAcatcatgccaagtttgggggagttttcTATCCCTTtacttgttttttatgtttttctttgcatgcattgatGACAATGAAGCAtttaagtttgggggggttTTGTTGAGTTTCAATGATTTTTATGCATGTTTCTTGGGTGTATTGTTTGATAAAGGTGTGTtgaatcatgtaattgacgggtgcatgctttatcttcAGCTTTCTAGTTGGGAAATCttgcttgattttacttgatctttgaagcttaggatggatggaatttgtgcatgatttatttgaaagagcatgttgtgattacaaccgatttcttgagttgaggagagtttGAATGTCACttgtcttgtggaaattatcttggatcgatttgctttatcgagttaagtgcttgtattcatttgtgtcaatgatatgggaggataaggcactaggatgaactccatggccaaatgatcacatgcctagtccaacaaatgatcccctagaagccactttgacCTTAATTCCCTATTGTTTATGTAAACACTTAGCCGATCACTTAGCTACTTAAATAAGCCTtattttagcctcatcaataaACCTTGCTattatttgggtgctaaatacaagtttgagctttgttgtttgagttttgagtgttgggtggtgtT contains:
- the LOC121760524 gene encoding uncharacterized protein LOC121760524, which codes for MPPRRRRGPRVENNVGEQAEGSVGNLPPPPPPPLPQPNEREYIKAFRKENPPKFDGLGEPPKAEAWVRDLERIFDFMGCTDRERLACMTYQLTGPADFLWETKKRTMDPARREALTWEEFKEEVYNKYVPMSYRRSKVVEFHTLKQGNMTVTEYDRALCEMTRYAPELIDTDEKMATKFRSGLRPKIRVAVASRRGIPYSEVLGCAHDVEEALPKNERTTNPTPSAPLSNFRDKRKWDGNRAPFDNKRRFSTFRQPQNHGRQVVPHQRGNPQRTPYCNRCSKYHVGECRIGGIRCYACGGNGHMSRECPNNNKGGAKNGQGQRPPQQPQPIRQVAPQQARAYALRGNQGQEPQAIKGKENLAAKNSAGLAAA